In Bubalus bubalis isolate 160015118507 breed Murrah chromosome 3, NDDB_SH_1, whole genome shotgun sequence, a genomic segment contains:
- the HIC1 gene encoding hypermethylated in cancer 1 protein isoform X1, translating to MTFPEADIFLKSGECAGQTMLDMMEAPGHSRQLLLQLNNQRTKGFLCDVIIVVQNALFRAHKNVLAASSAYLKSLVVHDNLLNLDHDMVSPAVFRLVLDFIYTGRLADGAEAAAAAAVAPGAEPSLGAVLAAASYLQIPDLVALCKKRLKRHGKYCHLRGGGGGGGGYAPYGRPGRGLRAATPVIQACYSSPAGPPPPPTAEPPSGPEAAMNTHCAELYASGPGPAAALCAPERRCSPLCGLDLSKKSPPGSAPPERPPGERELPPRPDSPPSAGPAAYKEPPLTLPPLPPLPFQKLEEAGPPPDPFRGGGGSPGSEPPGRPDGPSLLYRWMKHEPGLGSYGDELGRERGSPSERCEERGGDPAASPGGPPLGLAPPPRYAGSLDGPGAGGDGDDYKSSSEETGSSEDPSPPGGHLEGYPCPHLAYGEPESFGDNLYVCIPCGKGFPSSEQLNAHVEAHVEEEEALYGRAEAAEVAAGAAGLGPPFGGGGDKVAGAQGGLGELLRPYRCASCDKSYKDPATLRQHEKTHWLTRPYPCTICGKKFTQRGTMTRHMRSHLGLKPFACDACGMRFTRQYRLTEHMRIHSGEKPYECQVCGGKFAQQRNLISHMKMHAVGGAAGAAGALAGLGGLPGVPGPDGKGKLDFPEGVFAVARLTAEQLSLKQQDKAAAAELLAQTTHFLHDPKVALESLYPLAKFTAELGLSPDKAAEVLSQGAHLAAGPDGRTIDRFSPT from the exons ATGACTTTTCCTGAAGCGGACATTTTCCTCAAATCGG GAGAGTGTGCTGGGCAGACGATGCTGGACATGATGGAGGCTCCCGGCCACtccaggcagctgctgctgcagctcaACAACCAGCGCACCAAGGGCTTCTTGTGCGACGTGATCATCGTGGTGCAGAACGCCCTCTTCCGCGCGCACAAGAACGTGCTGGCGGCCAGCAGCGCCTACCTCAAGTCCCTGGTGGTGCACGACAACCTGCTCAACCTGGACCATGACATGGTGAGCCCGGCCGTGTTCCGCCTGGTGCTGGACTTCATCTACACCGGCCGCCTGGCGGATGGCGCGGAGGCTGCGGCGGCGGCTGCTGTGGCCCCGGGGGCCGAGCCGAGCCTGGGCGCCGTGCTGGCCGCCGCCAGCTACCTGCAGATCCCCGACCTCGTGGCGCTGTGCAAGAAACGCCTCAAGCGCCACGGCAAGTACTGCCACctgcggggcggcggcggcggcggcggcggctacGCACCCTACGGGAGGCCGGGCCGGGGCCTGCGGGCCGCCACGCCCGTCATCCAGGCCTGCTACTCCTCCCCGGCCGGGCCTCCGCCGCCGCCCACCGCCGAGCCGCCGTCGGGCCCCGAGGCCGCTATGAACACGCACTGCGCCGAGCTGTACGCCTCGGGCCCCGGCCCGGCCGCCGCGCTCTGCGCCCCGGAGCGCCGCTGCTCCCCGCTCTGTGGCCTGGACCTGTCAAAGAAAAGCCCGCCGGGCTCCGCGCCTCCCGAGCGACCGCCGGGGGAGCGAGAGCTGCCCCCACGCCCAGACAGCCCTCCCAGCGCCGGCCCCGCTGCCTACAAGGAGCCACCACTCACCCTGCCACCGCTGCCGCCGCTGCCCTtccagaagctggaggaggccGGACCGCCTCCGGATCCGTTCCGAGGTGGCGGCGGCAGCCCGGGATCCGAGCCCCCCGGCCGCCCCGACGGGCCCAGCCTCCTCTaccgctggatgaagcacgagccaGGCCTGGGCAGCTACGGCGACGAGCTGGGCCGCGAGCGCGGCTCCCCCAGCGAACGCTGCGAGGAGCGCGGCGGAGACCCCGCCGCCTCGCCCGGGGGGCCTCCGCTCGGCCTGGCGCCGCCGCCGCGCTACGCGGGCAGCTTGGACGGGCCTGGCGCTGGCGGCGACGGCGACGACTACAAGAGCAGCAGTGAGGAGACGGGCAGCAGCGAGGACCCCAGCCCGCCCGGCGGCCACCTCGAGGGCTACCCGTGCCCGCACCTGGCCTACGGAGAGCCCGAGAGCTTCGGCGACAACCTGTACGTTTGCATCCCGTGCGGAAAGGGCTTCCCCAGCTCGGAGCAGCTGAACGCGCACGTGGAGGCGcacgtggaggaggaggaggcgctGTACGGCCGGGCCGAGGCAGCGGAGGTGGCCGCGGGGGCCGCCGGCCTCGGGCCCCCTTTTGGAGGCGGTGGGGACAAGGTGGCCGGGGCCCAGGGGGGCCTGGGCGAGCTGCTGCGGCCGTACCGCTGCGCGTCGTGCGACAAGAGCTACAAGGACCCGGCCACGCTGCGGCAGCACGAGAAGACGCACTGGCTGACGCGGCCCTACCCCTGCACCATCTGCGGGAAGAAGTTCACGCAGCGCGGGACCATGACGCGCCACATGCGCAGCCACCTGGGCCTCAAGCCCTTCGCGTGCGACGCGTGCGGCATGCGCTTCACGCGCCAGTACCGCCTCACCGAGCACATGCGCATCCACTCGGGCGAGAAGCCCTACGAGTGCCAGGTGTGCGGCGGCAAGTTCGCCCAGCAGCGCAACCTCATCAGTCATATGAAGATGCACGCTGTGGGCGGCGCGGCCGGCGCGGCCGGGGCGCTGGCGGGGCTGGGGGGGCTCCCCGGCGTCCCGGGCCCCGACGGCAAGGGCAAGCTCGATTTCCCCGAGGGCGTCTTTGCAGTGGCGCGCCTCACGGCCGAACAGCTCAGCCTGAAGCAGCAGGACAAGGCGGCTGCGGCCGAGCTGTTGGCTCAGACCACGCACTTCCTGCACGACCCCAAGGTGGCGCTCGAGAGCCTCTACCCGCTGGCCAAGTTCACCGCGGAGCTGGGCCTCAGCCCCGACAAGGCGGCCGAGGTGCTGAGCCAGGGCGCGCACCTGGCCGCCGGCCCCGACGGCCGAACCATCGACCGTTTCTCTCCCACCTAG
- the HIC1 gene encoding hypermethylated in cancer 1 protein isoform X2, producing MLDMMEAPGHSRQLLLQLNNQRTKGFLCDVIIVVQNALFRAHKNVLAASSAYLKSLVVHDNLLNLDHDMVSPAVFRLVLDFIYTGRLADGAEAAAAAAVAPGAEPSLGAVLAAASYLQIPDLVALCKKRLKRHGKYCHLRGGGGGGGGYAPYGRPGRGLRAATPVIQACYSSPAGPPPPPTAEPPSGPEAAMNTHCAELYASGPGPAAALCAPERRCSPLCGLDLSKKSPPGSAPPERPPGERELPPRPDSPPSAGPAAYKEPPLTLPPLPPLPFQKLEEAGPPPDPFRGGGGSPGSEPPGRPDGPSLLYRWMKHEPGLGSYGDELGRERGSPSERCEERGGDPAASPGGPPLGLAPPPRYAGSLDGPGAGGDGDDYKSSSEETGSSEDPSPPGGHLEGYPCPHLAYGEPESFGDNLYVCIPCGKGFPSSEQLNAHVEAHVEEEEALYGRAEAAEVAAGAAGLGPPFGGGGDKVAGAQGGLGELLRPYRCASCDKSYKDPATLRQHEKTHWLTRPYPCTICGKKFTQRGTMTRHMRSHLGLKPFACDACGMRFTRQYRLTEHMRIHSGEKPYECQVCGGKFAQQRNLISHMKMHAVGGAAGAAGALAGLGGLPGVPGPDGKGKLDFPEGVFAVARLTAEQLSLKQQDKAAAAELLAQTTHFLHDPKVALESLYPLAKFTAELGLSPDKAAEVLSQGAHLAAGPDGRTIDRFSPT from the coding sequence ATGCTGGACATGATGGAGGCTCCCGGCCACtccaggcagctgctgctgcagctcaACAACCAGCGCACCAAGGGCTTCTTGTGCGACGTGATCATCGTGGTGCAGAACGCCCTCTTCCGCGCGCACAAGAACGTGCTGGCGGCCAGCAGCGCCTACCTCAAGTCCCTGGTGGTGCACGACAACCTGCTCAACCTGGACCATGACATGGTGAGCCCGGCCGTGTTCCGCCTGGTGCTGGACTTCATCTACACCGGCCGCCTGGCGGATGGCGCGGAGGCTGCGGCGGCGGCTGCTGTGGCCCCGGGGGCCGAGCCGAGCCTGGGCGCCGTGCTGGCCGCCGCCAGCTACCTGCAGATCCCCGACCTCGTGGCGCTGTGCAAGAAACGCCTCAAGCGCCACGGCAAGTACTGCCACctgcggggcggcggcggcggcggcggcggctacGCACCCTACGGGAGGCCGGGCCGGGGCCTGCGGGCCGCCACGCCCGTCATCCAGGCCTGCTACTCCTCCCCGGCCGGGCCTCCGCCGCCGCCCACCGCCGAGCCGCCGTCGGGCCCCGAGGCCGCTATGAACACGCACTGCGCCGAGCTGTACGCCTCGGGCCCCGGCCCGGCCGCCGCGCTCTGCGCCCCGGAGCGCCGCTGCTCCCCGCTCTGTGGCCTGGACCTGTCAAAGAAAAGCCCGCCGGGCTCCGCGCCTCCCGAGCGACCGCCGGGGGAGCGAGAGCTGCCCCCACGCCCAGACAGCCCTCCCAGCGCCGGCCCCGCTGCCTACAAGGAGCCACCACTCACCCTGCCACCGCTGCCGCCGCTGCCCTtccagaagctggaggaggccGGACCGCCTCCGGATCCGTTCCGAGGTGGCGGCGGCAGCCCGGGATCCGAGCCCCCCGGCCGCCCCGACGGGCCCAGCCTCCTCTaccgctggatgaagcacgagccaGGCCTGGGCAGCTACGGCGACGAGCTGGGCCGCGAGCGCGGCTCCCCCAGCGAACGCTGCGAGGAGCGCGGCGGAGACCCCGCCGCCTCGCCCGGGGGGCCTCCGCTCGGCCTGGCGCCGCCGCCGCGCTACGCGGGCAGCTTGGACGGGCCTGGCGCTGGCGGCGACGGCGACGACTACAAGAGCAGCAGTGAGGAGACGGGCAGCAGCGAGGACCCCAGCCCGCCCGGCGGCCACCTCGAGGGCTACCCGTGCCCGCACCTGGCCTACGGAGAGCCCGAGAGCTTCGGCGACAACCTGTACGTTTGCATCCCGTGCGGAAAGGGCTTCCCCAGCTCGGAGCAGCTGAACGCGCACGTGGAGGCGcacgtggaggaggaggaggcgctGTACGGCCGGGCCGAGGCAGCGGAGGTGGCCGCGGGGGCCGCCGGCCTCGGGCCCCCTTTTGGAGGCGGTGGGGACAAGGTGGCCGGGGCCCAGGGGGGCCTGGGCGAGCTGCTGCGGCCGTACCGCTGCGCGTCGTGCGACAAGAGCTACAAGGACCCGGCCACGCTGCGGCAGCACGAGAAGACGCACTGGCTGACGCGGCCCTACCCCTGCACCATCTGCGGGAAGAAGTTCACGCAGCGCGGGACCATGACGCGCCACATGCGCAGCCACCTGGGCCTCAAGCCCTTCGCGTGCGACGCGTGCGGCATGCGCTTCACGCGCCAGTACCGCCTCACCGAGCACATGCGCATCCACTCGGGCGAGAAGCCCTACGAGTGCCAGGTGTGCGGCGGCAAGTTCGCCCAGCAGCGCAACCTCATCAGTCATATGAAGATGCACGCTGTGGGCGGCGCGGCCGGCGCGGCCGGGGCGCTGGCGGGGCTGGGGGGGCTCCCCGGCGTCCCGGGCCCCGACGGCAAGGGCAAGCTCGATTTCCCCGAGGGCGTCTTTGCAGTGGCGCGCCTCACGGCCGAACAGCTCAGCCTGAAGCAGCAGGACAAGGCGGCTGCGGCCGAGCTGTTGGCTCAGACCACGCACTTCCTGCACGACCCCAAGGTGGCGCTCGAGAGCCTCTACCCGCTGGCCAAGTTCACCGCGGAGCTGGGCCTCAGCCCCGACAAGGCGGCCGAGGTGCTGAGCCAGGGCGCGCACCTGGCCGCCGGCCCCGACGGCCGAACCATCGACCGTTTCTCTCCCACCTAG